A part of Aegilops tauschii subsp. strangulata cultivar AL8/78 chromosome 2, Aet v6.0, whole genome shotgun sequence genomic DNA contains:
- the LOC109759223 gene encoding uncharacterized protein, producing MSSSSSAGSDNRGSTETIQREVRAVSTEGQLARQGVAPPQNDCKARRGDIGGETEEGVAAENAEVYDLTEGWGENDPAECEELLQEIEPEPAGHRLFHAVAYTCAWASWDDDDEVDSVACKRPKLC from the exons ATGTCGAGCTCGTCTTCAGCTGGTTCAGACAACAGAGGTAGCACCGAAACAATTCAG CGCGAGGTGCGTGCCGTTAGTACAGAAGGACAGCTTGCGCGACAGGGTGTTGCTCCACCTCAGAACGAT TGTAAAGCGCGTCGCGGAGACATCGGAGGTGAGACTGAAGAAGGCGTGGCAGCCGAAAATGCAGAAGTTTACGATTTAACTGAAGGGTGGGGCGAGAACGACCCTGCTGAATGTGAAGAGTTGCTGCAGGAGATAGAACCTGAACCTGCTGGGCATCGACTGTTCCACGCTGTAGCATACACGTGCGCGTGGGCTTCATGGGACGACGACGATGAGGTCGACAGCGTTGCATGTAAAAGGCCGAAACTGTGTTAA